Proteins from one Podarcis raffonei isolate rPodRaf1 chromosome 1, rPodRaf1.pri, whole genome shotgun sequence genomic window:
- the TMEM9B gene encoding transmembrane protein 9B, whose product MAAPGGVRAALCALLALAALAGHVAGEKNSEDVRCKCICPPYKDHAGQIFSKNVSQKDCDCLHVVEPMPVPGPDVEAYCLRCECKYEERSSETIKVTIIIYLSILGLLLLYMVYLTLIEPILKRRLFGHSQLIQSDDDVGDHQPFANAHDVLARSRSRANMLNKVEYAQQRWKRQVQEQRKSVFDRHVVLS is encoded by the exons ATGGCGGCCCCGGGAGGAGTGCGGGCGGCGCTGTGCGCGCTCCTGGCTCTGGCCGCGCTCGCCGGGCACGTAGCCGGCGAAAAG AATTCTGAAGATGTCCGATGTAAATGCATCTGTCCTCCTTACAAAGACCATGCTGGCCAAATTTTCAGTAAGAATGTTTCACAGAAAGACTG TGATTGTCTTCATGTTGTGGAGCCTATGCCAGTTCCGGGACCAGATGTAGAGGCATATTGCTTACGTTGTGAATGCAAATATGAGGAAAGAAGCTCTGAAACTATTAAA GTTACAATCATCATATATCTCTCCATCTTGGGTCTCCTCCTGCTGTATATGGTGTATCTTACCTTGATAGAACCTATTCTGAAGAGACGCCTCTTTGGACATTCACAGCTAATACAAAGCGATGACGACGTTGGG GATCACCAGCCTTTTGCAAATGCGCACGATGTGCTGGCTCGTTCCCGAAGCCGAGCCAACATGCTGAACAAAGTGGAGTATGCCCAGCAACGTTGGAAGCGCCAAGTCCAAGAACAGCGCAAATCTGTGTTTGACCGTCATGTTGTGCTCAGTTAA
- the ASCL3 gene encoding achaete-scute homolog 3 isoform X1, with protein sequence MYESLKLIHSSPFLALYLRHHSLGSFWDAMDRLPILSNSHAGQMSRLGCRDLYAALHFYPEIPNQFAGPEDLPLLPFTPEQLTAENFYSDPCAFPFQGPCGNFGRCEYSCGPAFIRKRNERERQRVKCVNEGYAKLRHHLPAEYLEKRLSKVETLRAAIKYIRYLQSVLYNDSEENSREAHHAPKDSSQSDHAPRTS encoded by the coding sequence ATGTATGAATCACTAAAGCTGATACACAGTTCTCCATTTCTAGCTCTATACCTGAGACACCACAGCTTGGGAAGCTTTTGGGATGCCATGGACAGATTGCCCATCTTAAGCAACTCCCACGCTGGACAGATGTCTAGACTTGGCTGCAGGGACCTTTATGCTGCACTCCATTTCTACCCAGAGATCCCAAACCAATTCGCTGGCCCCGAAGATTTGCCTCTGCTTCCTTTCACACCAGAGCAGCTGACGGCTGAGAATTTCTACAGCGATCCTTGTGCGTTCCCATTTCAAGGTCCCTGTGGGAATTTTGGCAGATGCGAGTACTCTTGCGGCCCGGCATTCATCAGAAAAAGGAATGAAAGGGAAAGGCAGAGAGTAAAGTGTGTCAACGAAGGCTACGCCAAACTCAGACATCACCTACCTGCCGAATACCTAGAGAAACGACTCAGCAAAGTAGAAACACTCCGAGCTGCAATTAAATACATCAGGTATCTCCAATCTGTGCTTTACAATGATTCAGAGGAGAATAGCAGGGAAGCTCACCACGCACCCAAAGATAGCTCTCAAAGCGATCACGCTCCAAGGACTTCATAG
- the AKIP1 gene encoding A-kinase-interacting protein 1 isoform X2 codes for MESQEISLNRYRMQRTATLAQEVLERARTRKLNWPLPATFERRAFQEGEDEDACLAAAFASVAEHMGHISAECENYYCCVPPFQFKEYEVAHIFRYHSRESSANLLKAFENEESKNVPIVEEPGCPDTDTAALIPAENAEHKIKDIYIEVSPGTYTVSASSYDNTVKQTHLVDVRSGESVNLTFDL; via the exons ATGGAGTCCCAAGAAATAAGCTTGAACCGCTATCGCATGCAGCGCACAGCAACACTGGCCCAGGAAGTTCTGGAGCGGGCAAGAACACGGAAGTTGAATTGGCCATTGCCTGCTACATTTGAAAGGAGGGCTTTTCAG GAAGGCGAGGATGAAGATGCAtgtcttgctgctgcttttgcttctgttgCTGAACACATGGGCCACATCTCAGCAGAATGCGAG AACTATTACTGTTGCGTACCACCATTTCAGTTCAAAGAGTATGAAGTTGCACATATATTCAGATACCACAGCAGGGAGTCATCTGCAAACTTGCTAAAGGCATTTGAAAATGAG GAAAGTAAAAATGTCCCAATAGTGGAAGAACCTGGTTGTCCTGATACAGATACAGCTGCTTTAATTCCAGCAGAGAATGCtgaacataaaataaaa GATATCTACATTGAAGTTTCTCCTGGCACCTACACAGTCTCTGCCTCTTCGTATGACAACACAGTCAAACAAACACATCTGGTAGACGTTCGGTCAGGAGAAAGCGTAAATTTGACCTTTGATTTATGA
- the C1H11orf16 gene encoding uncharacterized protein C11orf16 homolog, with product MFECVNGMRHSILPGDKVLAPWEPQQKRYGPGTTIQGMETRDPLRGKEDEEIIVSFWNGKKARVPLGVALWISPVQWERIVEMIRMPLTSRKASEGQLQRPGHYSGSCRAITGSMHGCAVGGLCRLQRPCCSFISPCSRCFQHTCSFLGHPQYAFCCCPKYSGCWWPPSLTEPSQRNVEEEFSSKPLLAVEGPPKEEPATVVSSSSSSSSCSSSSRSGTETGLTKTTMVDHAVNTDSSLFEKPKLQEIRRPCWKYWNRSHPNSRHNSHGTNYTLDSTRRKERSETKAVPYMDPSPTALINHSAMFETTEQSPRRQLTVKEVLGHKDVKPSSGGEQGTQ from the exons ATGTTTGAGTGTGTGAATGGAATGAGGCATTCCATACTGCCAGGTGATAAAGTGCTGGCACCCTGGGAGCCACAGCAAAAAAGATATGGCCCTGGCACTACCATCCAAGGCATGGAAACCAGGGATCCCTTGAGAG ggaaagaagatgaagaaattatAGTCAGCTTCTGGAATGGCAAGAAAGCCAGAGTCCCATTGGGTGTAGCCCTGTGGATTTCCCCAGTGCAGTGGGAGAGGATTGTGGAGATGATCCGGATGCCCCTTACCAGCAggaaagcatctgaagggcaacTCCAAAGACCCGGTCACTACAGTGGCTCATGTAGGGCTATAACAGGCTCCATGCATGGATGCGCTGTAGGTGGCCTCTGCCGGCTCCAGAGGCCATGTTGCTCTTTCATCTCCCCTTGCTCCAGGTGCTTTCAACACACATGCTCATTCCTTGGACATCCGCAGTACGCTTTCTGCTGCTGCCCTAAATACAGTGGCTGCTGGTGGCCACCCTCTTTAACCGAACCATCCCAAAGAAATGTTGAAGAAGAGTTCAGCAGTAAACCATTACTGGCAGTGGAAGGGCCTCCAAAGGAAGAACCAGCCACTGTTGTGtccagctcttcttcttcttcttcatgctccTCCAGTTCCAGAAGTGGTACAGAAACAGGTTTGACCAAGACCACAATGGTAGATCATGCAGTGAACACGGATTCTAGTCTTTTTGAAAAGCCCAAGCTGCAAGAAATCAGGAGACCTTGTTGGAAATACTGGAATAGAAGCCATCCCAACTCTCGTCATAACAGCCACG GTACCAATTATACTTTGGACAGCACCCGCAGAAAGGAAAGATCTGAAACCAAAGCAGTTCCTTATATGGATCCGTCCCCAACTGCACTGATCAACCACAGTGCCATGTTTGAAACTACTGAACAGTCTCCTCGAAGGCAACTTACTGTGAAGGAAGTCTTGGGTCACAAAGATGTCAAACCATCCTCAGGAGGAGAGCAAGGAacacagtaa
- the AKIP1 gene encoding A-kinase-interacting protein 1 isoform X1: protein MESQEISLNRYRMQRTATLAQEVLERARTRKLNWPLPATFERRAFQSGASWKATANATYHEGEDEDACLAAAFASVAEHMGHISAECENYYCCVPPFQFKEYEVAHIFRYHSRESSANLLKAFENEESKNVPIVEEPGCPDTDTAALIPAENAEHKIKDIYIEVSPGTYTVSASSYDNTVKQTHLVDVRSGESVNLTFDL from the exons ATGGAGTCCCAAGAAATAAGCTTGAACCGCTATCGCATGCAGCGCACAGCAACACTGGCCCAGGAAGTTCTGGAGCGGGCAAGAACACGGAAGTTGAATTGGCCATTGCCTGCTACATTTGAAAGGAGGGCTTTTCAG TCAGGAGCATCGTGGAAAGCAACAGCCAATGCTACATATCAT GAAGGCGAGGATGAAGATGCAtgtcttgctgctgcttttgcttctgttgCTGAACACATGGGCCACATCTCAGCAGAATGCGAG AACTATTACTGTTGCGTACCACCATTTCAGTTCAAAGAGTATGAAGTTGCACATATATTCAGATACCACAGCAGGGAGTCATCTGCAAACTTGCTAAAGGCATTTGAAAATGAG GAAAGTAAAAATGTCCCAATAGTGGAAGAACCTGGTTGTCCTGATACAGATACAGCTGCTTTAATTCCAGCAGAGAATGCtgaacataaaataaaa GATATCTACATTGAAGTTTCTCCTGGCACCTACACAGTCTCTGCCTCTTCGTATGACAACACAGTCAAACAAACACATCTGGTAGACGTTCGGTCAGGAGAAAGCGTAAATTTGACCTTTGATTTATGA
- the ASCL3 gene encoding achaete-scute homolog 3 isoform X2, translating to MDRLPILSNSHAGQMSRLGCRDLYAALHFYPEIPNQFAGPEDLPLLPFTPEQLTAENFYSDPCAFPFQGPCGNFGRCEYSCGPAFIRKRNERERQRVKCVNEGYAKLRHHLPAEYLEKRLSKVETLRAAIKYIRYLQSVLYNDSEENSREAHHAPKDSSQSDHAPRTS from the coding sequence ATGGACAGATTGCCCATCTTAAGCAACTCCCACGCTGGACAGATGTCTAGACTTGGCTGCAGGGACCTTTATGCTGCACTCCATTTCTACCCAGAGATCCCAAACCAATTCGCTGGCCCCGAAGATTTGCCTCTGCTTCCTTTCACACCAGAGCAGCTGACGGCTGAGAATTTCTACAGCGATCCTTGTGCGTTCCCATTTCAAGGTCCCTGTGGGAATTTTGGCAGATGCGAGTACTCTTGCGGCCCGGCATTCATCAGAAAAAGGAATGAAAGGGAAAGGCAGAGAGTAAAGTGTGTCAACGAAGGCTACGCCAAACTCAGACATCACCTACCTGCCGAATACCTAGAGAAACGACTCAGCAAAGTAGAAACACTCCGAGCTGCAATTAAATACATCAGGTATCTCCAATCTGTGCTTTACAATGATTCAGAGGAGAATAGCAGGGAAGCTCACCACGCACCCAAAGATAGCTCTCAAAGCGATCACGCTCCAAGGACTTCATAG